The Methanobacterium lacus genome includes a region encoding these proteins:
- a CDS encoding HEPN domain-containing protein: MDLKLNNIKHNSKKNFKFIFLLNIKRFRLIDEDDSDYKNERKIYENVLKIFDIERVVIEKFTIDGAYEDQSNLNKLMQIFKNSHGETIEISINARDFEFAEKLANSKLDLFLGFFSFMRYRFLKRIDFNDDKPIDKINAKSCIVLEGDKLIYPYLKYVPERTLDSIRNEVNEVRFTNSIDLKIRYNLSYFEHYIELMKETKNDKSKKKLWKCLTEFLRLYYDACTEKNLPYAFLKFWMIGETIIKKISGKIKDENLLKRLEQVFKVFHNDKFIRNRFKFLYLRRNELVHEGNFEQITYVDRNLAKIIADSVLLFYISYMNDLNNLAEYDFLIQNMNKSDNEIDRYSLVLKIISKNR; this comes from the coding sequence ATGGATTTGAAACTTAACAATATTAAACATAACTCCAAAAAGAATTTCAAATTTATTTTTTTGCTTAATATAAAACGGTTTAGATTAATAGATGAAGATGATTCAGACTACAAAAATGAAAGAAAAATTTATGAAAACGTATTAAAAATATTTGATATTGAACGGGTAGTAATAGAGAAGTTTACAATTGATGGAGCATATGAAGATCAATCAAATTTAAATAAATTAATGCAGATTTTTAAAAATAGTCATGGAGAAACTATAGAAATATCGATTAATGCGAGAGACTTTGAATTTGCAGAAAAGCTAGCAAATTCTAAATTAGATTTGTTTTTAGGATTTTTTTCTTTTATGAGGTATCGTTTCCTAAAACGTATAGATTTCAATGATGATAAGCCTATTGATAAAATTAATGCTAAATCATGTATTGTTTTGGAGGGAGATAAATTAATTTATCCTTATTTGAAATACGTTCCAGAACGAACATTAGATTCTATTAGAAATGAAGTTAATGAAGTAAGATTTACTAATTCTATTGATTTAAAAATTAGATACAACTTATCTTATTTCGAACATTATATTGAATTAATGAAAGAAACTAAGAATGATAAATCAAAAAAGAAATTGTGGAAATGTTTAACAGAGTTCCTTCGACTGTATTACGATGCCTGTACTGAAAAAAATCTTCCATATGCATTTCTTAAATTTTGGATGATAGGAGAAACCATCATCAAAAAAATAAGTGGAAAAATAAAAGATGAAAACCTACTTAAAAGACTTGAACAAGTTTTTAAAGTATTTCATAATGACAAATTTATTAGAAATAGATTCAAATTTTTGTATTTAAGGCGTAATGAACTAGTCCATGAAGGTAATTTTGAGCAAATTACCTATGTGGATCGAAATTTAGCTAAAATAATAGCAGATAGCGTTTTATTATTTTATATTAGTTATATGAATGATCTCAATAACTTAGCTGAATATGATTTCTTAATTCAAAATATGAATAAAAGCGATAATGAAATTGATAGGTATTCGCTAGTATTAAAAATCATTAGTAAAAATAGATAA
- a CDS encoding CHC2 zinc finger domain-containing protein, with the protein MKGILSFYESFYGSNFYRHFRRPPDFNKSNFRIQFTVKDPKSLFVHVHRNNGNHPCLIHTYDHGTIDNLKEKKNSIMVFDRVFLDFDVRNEEARKIKNELVKLRSSGLNYKKSLQNSLQEKLQNLVINEKISKPAVNDAKDFAIKIEETFEKPPILFFSGFKGCHAYIFFKPTEFKDINLAVLWFAKHVKKSYGYSTLDLSVTRDAKARLSRVPYSKHQLTDLIVVPFQLSDDYEDIMARSLDPSVENFDIEDYCTNFSEHLQEIDEIEFYNSKIRKTTQKSEMATKNSFDDVTDQLILFKQILGTPVRVYPEKEYVMYHCPFHDHEDKKPSFRVNKKGYYCYGCGRKGNYWDFLKKNYR; encoded by the coding sequence ATGAAGGGTATTCTATCTTTTTATGAATCTTTTTATGGATCTAATTTTTACAGGCACTTCAGAAGGCCGCCTGACTTTAATAAATCTAACTTCAGAATACAGTTTACTGTCAAAGATCCTAAAAGTTTATTCGTTCATGTACACCGAAATAATGGTAATCATCCATGTTTAATTCATACCTATGATCATGGAACTATTGACAATTTAAAAGAGAAGAAAAATAGTATCATGGTTTTTGATAGGGTCTTCTTGGATTTTGATGTAAGGAATGAAGAAGCTCGAAAAATAAAAAATGAATTAGTTAAACTCAGGAGCTCAGGATTAAATTACAAAAAATCTTTACAGAATAGTCTCCAAGAAAAACTCCAGAACTTGGTAATTAATGAGAAAATATCTAAACCTGCAGTAAATGATGCCAAAGACTTTGCAATAAAAATTGAAGAAACATTCGAAAAGCCCCCAATACTCTTTTTCAGTGGTTTTAAAGGTTGCCATGCATATATATTCTTTAAACCAACTGAATTTAAAGATATCAATTTAGCCGTTTTATGGTTTGCAAAGCACGTTAAAAAATCTTATGGTTATTCTACATTGGATTTATCAGTAACTCGTGATGCTAAGGCCAGACTTTCAAGAGTGCCTTACAGCAAACATCAATTAACAGACTTAATTGTAGTGCCATTCCAACTCTCTGATGATTATGAAGATATAATGGCCAGGTCTTTAGATCCTAGTGTTGAAAACTTTGATATTGAGGATTATTGTACTAATTTTTCTGAACATCTACAAGAAATTGATGAAATAGAATTTTACAATTCAAAAATTAGAAAAACAACTCAAAAATCTGAGATGGCCACGAAAAATAGTTTTGATGATGTTACTGATCAACTTATATTATTCAAACAAATCCTTGGCACACCAGTTAGAGTGTATCCAGAAAAAGAATATGTAATGTACCACTGCCCATTTCATGACCATGAAGATAAAAAACCTTCATTCCGTGTTAATAAGAAGGGATACTATTGTTATGGTTGTGGAAGGAAAGGTAATTATTGGGATTTTTTGAAAAAAAATTATAGATGA